In Nicotiana tabacum cultivar K326 chromosome 2, ASM71507v2, whole genome shotgun sequence, the following proteins share a genomic window:
- the LOC107798644 gene encoding mitochondrial import inner membrane translocase subunit TIM14-2-like: MPAPLVAGLAIAAAAYAGRYGIQAWKAFKARPPTARMRKFYEGGFQPKMNRREAALILGVRESVQADKVREAHRKVMVANHPDAGGSHYLASKINEAKDTLLGNTKNIGSAF; encoded by the exons CCTGCACCATTGGTAGCAGGACTGGCTATAGCTGCCGCTGCATATGCTGGAAGGTATGGAATCCAGGCATGGAAAGCATTCAAAGCCAGACCTCCGACTGCAAGAATGCGTAAGTTTTATGAAGGAGGTTTTCAGCCTAAAATGAACAGGAGGGAAGCAGCTCTTATTCTTGGAGTCAG GGAAAGCGTTCAAGCAGATAAAGTAAGGGAAGCACATAGGAAGGTGATGGTAGCTAACCATCCAGACGCAGGAGGTAGTCACTACCTTGCTTCTAAAATTAATGAAGCCAAAGACACCTTGCTTGGAAATACGAAGAATATCGGATCCGCATTTTAG
- the LOC107798643 gene encoding uncharacterized protein LOC107798643 — MADVAVLKSWRDELASLVEDSGIRFAGDAIEISTPVFSTPAYEEKRSVYKSPATEEVVAEPESFKDQIKGFAKAWGEMLLELVRGCRDVVQQSLLTEESYIVQKTKGPLAEVSRRLSVLNEFLPEDRDPVHAWPIIFFVFILALCALSVNSKQDTSGTQVKEVYIHPPSATRIVLPDGRHMAYHEIGVPPDSARYSVIAPHGFLSSRLEGIPGVKMSLLEEFGIRLITYDLPGFGESDPYPERNLNSSAVDMQYLADGLGVIGKFWVLGYSSGAIHAWAAMKFIPDRVAGVAMFAPFVNPYESSMTKEEVTGTWDKWTRKRKLMYYLARRFPKFLDYIYHRTFLSGKHGQIDKYLSLSLGQKDKALISKPSFEEFWHRDVEESIRQGSSNPFIEEASLQVSNWGFSLVDLQVQEKCSGKGILSWLKFGYGQVKCELTGFLGPVHIWQGLDDEVVPHQMTDYVARILPRVVVHKLPDEGHFSYFFFCEECHRQMFLTIFGSPQGPLENSNDGEQEAINLDLAAE; from the exons ATGGCGGATGTTGCAGTATTGAAGTCATGGAGAGACGAGCTAGCAAGCTTAGTGGAGGACAGTGGGATAAGGTTCGCCGGAGATGCGATAGAAATCTCAACTCCGGTGTTTTCCACGCCGGCGTACGAGGAGAAGAGATCGGTGTACAAATCGCCGGCGACCGAGGAGGTTGTAGCGGAGCCGGAGAGCTTTAAGGATCAAATTAAGGGTTTCGCGAAGGCTTGGGGAGAAATGTTGCTGGAATTGGTGAGAGGTTGTAGAGATGTGGTGCAACAAAGCCTATTGACTGAAGAATCATACATTGTGCAGAAAACGAAAGGTCCTTTAGCTGAGGTATCGAGGAGGTTGAGTGTTTTGAATGAGTTTTTGCCGGAGGATCGTGATCCGGTGCATGCTTGGCCCATCATTTTCTTCGTCTTCATCCTCGCCCTCTGCG CATTGAGTGTAAATAGTAAACAAGATACTTCAGGCACGCAAGTGAAAGAAGTGTACATACATCCTCCTAGTGCTACTCGTATAGTGCTTCCAGACGGTAGACATATGGCATATCATGAGATAGGAGTTCCACCTGATAGTGCTAGATATTCTGTAATTGCTCCACATGGCTTTCTGTCTTCTCGACTTGAAG GTATTCCCGGAGTGAAAATGTCACTTCTTGAAGAGTTTGGCATTCGTTTGATAACATATGACCTTCCAGGATTTGGAGAGAGTGATCCTTACCCTGAACGAAACCTTAACTCATCTGCTGTCGATATGCAATACTTGGCAGATGGTCTAGGAGTTATTGGTAAATTCTGGGTTTTGGGATACTCAAGTGGAGCGATACATGCTTGGGCTGCAATGAAATTTATTCCTGATCGAGTTGCAG GCGTAGCCATGTTTGCCCCCTTTGTCAATCCATATGAATCAAGCATGACTAAGGAAGAGGTGACAGGAACTTGGGACAAGtggacaagaaaaagaaaattgatgTACTATTTAGCTCGAAGATTTCCAAAATTTCTTGATTACATCTATCACCGGACATTTCTATCTGGAAAGCATGgtcaaattgataaatacttgTCTCTGTCGCTAGGACAAAAG GATAAAGCGCTGATTAGCAAACCATCCTTTGAAGAGTTCTGGCACAGGGATGTTGAGGAGTCAATACGTCAGGGTAGCTCGAACCCATTTATAGAGGAAGCTTCGCTTCAGGTGTCAAATTGGGGGTTTAGCCTTGTGGATCTTCAAGTTCAAGAAAAGTGTTCTGGTAAAGGGATTCTGTCATGGCTTAAGTTTGGTTATGGTCAAGTGAAGTGTGAATTGACTGGATTTCTAGGACCAGTTCATATATGGCAG GGATTGGATGATGAGGTTGTACCGCACCAAATGACTGACTACGTGGCTAGAATTCTGCCAAGGGTGGTGGTCCACAAGCTTCCCGATGAGGGCCACTTTTCCTATTTCTTCTTCTGTGAGGAATGCCATAGACAAATGTTCCTGACCATTTTCGGAAGCCCTCAGGGACCTCTTGAAAATAGCAATGATGGAGAGCAGGAAGCTATAAATCTGGATTTGGCAGCAGAATGA